One genomic window of uncultured Umboniibacter sp. includes the following:
- the ccoP gene encoding cytochrome-c oxidase, cbb3-type subunit III: protein MMDSFWSWWIIILTSVFLVIQAWILFANRKTPRINQDPDDPTTGHEFDGIYELENEMPRWWFGLFVATFIFGIAYLIVYPGMGNYKGVFGWTQVGQLEERQQAADERYGAVLAEYMQYSVEELVDNERAQQTGSRLFANNCSVCHGSDARGNFGFPNLTDNDWLYGGEPDDIVATLNYGRVAAMPAWSAALGEDGIDEVTQYLLAFTDRSTNDAAVAAGEQKFGMFCAACHNADAKGNQMLGAPNLTDDIWLYGGSEGMIKHTLRSGRNGVMPKFGHSLSEEQIHLLAAYVYGLSND from the coding sequence ATGATGGATAGTTTTTGGAGTTGGTGGATCATTATTCTGACGAGTGTCTTCTTGGTCATCCAAGCTTGGATCTTATTCGCCAATCGCAAGACCCCACGGATTAATCAAGATCCTGATGACCCGACTACTGGGCATGAGTTTGACGGCATTTACGAACTTGAAAACGAGATGCCACGCTGGTGGTTTGGCCTGTTCGTTGCCACATTTATCTTCGGTATTGCCTATCTCATTGTTTACCCCGGAATGGGTAATTACAAAGGTGTATTTGGGTGGACGCAGGTTGGCCAGCTCGAAGAGCGTCAACAGGCGGCCGACGAGCGTTATGGTGCAGTGTTAGCGGAATACATGCAGTATTCAGTTGAAGAGTTAGTTGATAATGAGCGTGCTCAACAAACCGGTAGTCGCTTATTTGCCAATAACTGTTCTGTTTGTCACGGTTCAGATGCAAGAGGTAACTTCGGCTTCCCAAATCTTACGGATAATGACTGGTTATACGGCGGTGAGCCGGATGATATCGTCGCTACACTTAACTACGGTCGCGTTGCAGCGATGCCGGCTTGGAGCGCGGCGCTAGGTGAAGACGGTATTGATGAAGTGACTCAGTACCTTCTCGCCTTTACAGATCGCTCGACGAACGACGCTGCAGTAGCGGCGGGTGAGCAGAAGTTTGGAATGTTCTGTGCCGCATGTCATAACGCTGATGCAAAGGGTAATCAGATGTTAGGTGCACCGAATCTAACTGATGATATCTGGTTGTACGGTGGTTCAGAGGGTATGATTAAGCATACGCTCCGTAGCGGGCGTAACGGTGTAATGCCTAAGTTTGGCCATAGTCTTAGTGAGGAGCAAATCCACCTTCTTGCTGCCTACGTTTACGGGCTATCTAACGACTAG
- the ccoG gene encoding cytochrome c oxidase accessory protein CcoG, translated as MGERIPAKNEETLYVDLAGDHDKVYNRHLSNGKFLKLRRLFVWPLLLAYFLTPWLNLMERQSVLFDLPERKFHIFWVTFYPQDGILLAFLLIISAFTLFAVTNVFGRVWCGFTCPQTVWTQIFMWLEYKTEGDRGKRMKLDKTPWNVEKITRKGAKHGSWILVGFLTGLTFVGYFTPIRELVVDLFTFSAAPSAVFWVMFFLIATYANAGFLREQVCKYMCPYARFQSVMYDANTLVVTYDEKRGENRGPRKPKVDYKEQGLGDCIDCTWCVQVCPVDIDIRDGLQYECINCGLCVDACDSIMDKMGYERGLISFTTENNIAGGKTKFIRPRLIGYVFFILLMTGALVTTLVQRVPMEADIERDRNVMHRINNSGFIENPYRVKIVNMLSDTHRYELRIIGNEQFVLSGDTSIEVEGGEVKEGIILITVDPADINRLRYDIEVEVRAIDDPSLVKIIETRFMAPQVR; from the coding sequence ATGGGCGAACGTATTCCAGCCAAGAATGAAGAGACTCTCTACGTTGACCTGGCGGGTGATCACGATAAGGTGTACAACCGTCACTTATCGAATGGTAAGTTTCTCAAGCTTCGCCGTTTATTTGTTTGGCCTCTCTTATTAGCCTATTTCCTCACCCCGTGGTTGAACTTAATGGAACGTCAGTCTGTTTTGTTTGATCTGCCAGAGCGTAAGTTTCACATTTTTTGGGTAACGTTTTATCCGCAGGATGGTATCTTGCTGGCATTCCTTCTCATTATTTCAGCTTTCACTCTTTTCGCTGTGACCAATGTTTTTGGGCGCGTTTGGTGCGGCTTTACCTGTCCGCAGACCGTCTGGACCCAGATCTTCATGTGGCTTGAGTACAAGACAGAGGGAGATCGCGGTAAGCGGATGAAGCTCGATAAGACGCCTTGGAATGTGGAGAAAATTACCAGAAAAGGCGCCAAGCATGGCTCGTGGATATTGGTCGGCTTCCTTACTGGTTTAACCTTCGTGGGCTATTTCACCCCTATTCGTGAGCTTGTGGTAGATCTTTTCACCTTTAGCGCAGCACCCTCTGCGGTGTTCTGGGTCATGTTCTTTTTGATTGCTACCTATGCCAACGCCGGTTTTCTCCGTGAGCAGGTGTGTAAGTACATGTGTCCTTACGCCCGTTTTCAGTCGGTGATGTATGACGCCAATACCTTAGTGGTTACCTATGACGAGAAACGCGGTGAAAATCGTGGGCCACGTAAGCCGAAGGTCGATTATAAGGAGCAAGGGCTTGGAGACTGTATTGACTGCACCTGGTGTGTTCAGGTTTGCCCGGTAGATATCGATATCCGTGACGGTTTACAGTACGAATGTATCAACTGTGGTTTATGCGTCGATGCCTGTGATTCGATCATGGATAAGATGGGCTATGAGCGAGGGCTGATTAGCTTTACCACCGAGAACAATATTGCGGGCGGTAAAACTAAGTTCATTCGTCCGCGATTAATTGGTTATGTATTCTTTATTCTGCTGATGACAGGCGCTCTGGTAACCACGTTAGTGCAGCGAGTTCCGATGGAAGCGGATATCGAACGCGATCGAAACGTCATGCACCGGATCAACAACTCCGGCTTTATCGAGAATCCGTATCGGGTGAAAATCGTCAACATGTTGAGTGATACGCACCGCTATGAATTACGTATAATCGGTAATGAGCAGTTTGTCTTATCTGGTGACACCTCAATTGAGGTTGAAGGCGGAGAAGTAAAAGAAGGTATCATTCTGATTACTGTTGATCCAGCTGATATCAATCGTCTTCGCTACGACATCGAGGTTGAAGTCAGAGCAATCGATGACCCTAGCTTAGTGAAGATCATAGAGACGCGCTTTATGGCGCCACAGGTACGGTAA
- a CDS encoding FixH family protein, with the protein MKDSKVDDIPEDTRWFKQPWALFVLGILLVDVVFALIFVGRSISGADDVVASDYYKQGLAINERIAKQDRAQELDLKAAVAFEQAGEVVEVSIDFNKLSELEDTVILRLIHPVSEDLDQQFILQRADGNLHFEGLGEGDLSHRWYIQIEPLSRTSWLLNGELDLSVRNTVRLEANDN; encoded by the coding sequence ATGAAAGATTCTAAGGTAGACGACATTCCTGAAGATACCCGTTGGTTTAAACAGCCTTGGGCACTCTTTGTTTTGGGGATATTGCTCGTTGATGTGGTATTTGCGCTAATCTTTGTCGGTCGTTCGATTAGTGGCGCCGACGACGTGGTAGCGAGTGACTACTACAAACAGGGTCTTGCCATCAACGAACGTATAGCCAAGCAAGATCGTGCGCAGGAGCTAGATCTAAAGGCTGCGGTAGCCTTTGAACAAGCAGGTGAGGTGGTGGAGGTCTCCATCGATTTCAATAAGCTCTCAGAGCTCGAAGACACCGTGATCCTGCGTTTGATTCACCCTGTATCCGAGGATCTCGATCAACAGTTTATTCTCCAGCGTGCAGACGGTAATTTGCATTTTGAAGGACTTGGCGAAGGTGATTTATCTCACCGTTGGTACATTCAAATTGAGCCACTTTCTCGCACCTCCTGGCTGCTGAACGGCGAGTTAGACCTTTCCGTCAGAAATACTGTGCGGCTCGAGGCAAATGACAACTAG